Within the Streptomyces sp. NBC_00554 genome, the region GGACGTGGGGCCGCCGACATGGGGGCTGATGAGCACGCCCGGCGCCTGCCACAACGGGTGCCCCTGGGGCAGCGGTTCGGGGTCGGTGACGTCGAGGGCCGCGGTGATGCGGCCGCTCTCCAGCTCGGCGAGGAGCGCCTTGGTGTCGACGACGGGGCCGCGGGCGACGTTCACCAGGAGGGCGCCGTCCTTCATGTGGGAGAGGAAGTCGGCGTTCACCAGGCCACGGGTGGTGTCGTTGAGGGGCGCGGACAGGACGACGATGTCGGCCTCGGGCAGCAGGGCGGGCAGTTCGGTGAGCGGATGCACGGGCCCGCGCTCCGTGGTGCGCGCGGAGCGCGCGACGCGCGCCACCCGCGCGAGCTCGAAGGGAGTGAGCCGGTCCTCGATGGCGGACCCGATCGACCCGTACCCCACGATGAGTACGGACTTGTCGGCCAGTGCCGGGTGGAACCCCGAGCCCCACTCCCCCTTGTCCTGCGCTCGCACGAATCCGGGGATGCCCCTGAGCGAGGCGAGGATCAGCGCGAGGGCGAGCTCGCCGGTGCTCGCCTCGTGCACCCCGCGCGCGTTGCACAACTGCACACCGGGGCGCAGGACTTCCATGCTCGGCAGGACGTGGTCGACACCGGCGGAGAGCGTCTGCACGACCCGCACCGAGGTCATTTCGGGCATCGGCCGCTGCGAGACGGCGGGCGGCTGCATATAGGGCACGACATAGAACTCGCAGTCGGCCGGATCTGCGGGAAACTCCAGGTCACCATTCCAGTAGCGGTAGTTGAGGCTTTCGGGAAGCCCGTCGATGTCGTCGGCGCGAAAGGGTAGCCATACGTCGGAAGTCATGCTCACGAGGCTATGTCAGGCGCTTGGACGCGCAGAGGTTAGGTTGGGGAGCCGGAGAGGGAGGGTTGCGGCCAGGTGGAGCGCAGGACGATCGGGGCGGCGGCGCTCGAAGTGGGAGCGGTCGGGCTCGGGTGCATGCCGATGAACTGGGCGTACACCGGTTCCCGGCAGCGCGGTGAGGAGTCGCTCCGCGCCGTGCACGCGGCACTCGACCGGGGTACGACACTGCTCGACACGGCCGACATGTACGGC harbors:
- a CDS encoding 2-hydroxyacid dehydrogenase; amino-acid sequence: MTSDVWLPFRADDIDGLPESLNYRYWNGDLEFPADPADCEFYVVPYMQPPAVSQRPMPEMTSVRVVQTLSAGVDHVLPSMEVLRPGVQLCNARGVHEASTGELALALILASLRGIPGFVRAQDKGEWGSGFHPALADKSVLIVGYGSIGSAIEDRLTPFELARVARVARSARTTERGPVHPLTELPALLPEADIVVLSAPLNDTTRGLVNADFLSHMKDGALLVNVARGPVVDTKALLAELESGRITAALDVTDPEPLPQGHPLWQAPGVLISPHVGGPTSAFLPRAKRLLVAQLNRFVNREPLRNVVLTTGA